Part of the Arachis hypogaea cultivar Tifrunner chromosome 6, arahy.Tifrunner.gnm2.J5K5, whole genome shotgun sequence genome, TTttcttgtgttgagggttgttcctatgaaattattgttgaatcggtcttaaattttttgaaaattagccgtcaggggtatatttgattcaaataaaaaacttttgagacaaaattgaaacaaaataaaacttaaaaatatttttgaaacttttgtcaaactccagagataaaaaatatactttaccctaaaaacTTATTATTGCATTACTATTAATTTTGAGTTTTCTAACATTACAATTTTAGCCAAAGTgactaataaaagaaaaaaaaagatattcaTAAGAATAATGAGTAAggtttgttaattttaatatctttGTATAAATGaaagttataatttaaattattatatgacAAAGCATACCTGCAAAATTATGATGAATCTAAAAGTACTATATATTAGTTAACTTTTGGTGCTATCCGAGCAACTTGTATCCGGTGAGATGAGTTACTTTACAAGGAATCAGGGTCTAGTaaacattttattatttaataagtaCCAACTTGCACTAGGAATTTGTTTTGGTCTTCGTCAACAGTTGCATGCTTAACCCCATCAGTAGCGATatgatataattaatatataagatactttttatatatgattatatGAATACCTAActtaatctaattattttaaaataagggattaaattaatatatattaaataaaaaccaTACCAAAATAATAGAgttcaaatattatttaaaaaaattttctaaaatcaaTATCACTTTTATAtacctatgttttttttttatatatagcaCTTTCCTGGAACTTTCAAAATTCGGaagaaaaaagggaaaacatatCCCACTCAAATTTCAATAAAAAGTTGCACCGCTTTAAGGATGGTTTCTTGCACACAGATTTTGAAGGCATGTGATTAAATATATAGGGGACCGTTGCTCTTGGAACCAGCGTACTGAGTTGGAAAAATTATCacgtaataatatttattattttaatgtgttttgttatttttagCTAAATTAATTGTAACCCATTATTATTAGTATAAGTTATTTCATATAATGGTTCgttaaattttatttcattttttatataactaTTGAAGTAATAGAACTAAAAGTAAAATATCTTAgtaacactatatatatatatatatatatagtaaataatcaaataagtatgcaataataataaatattgatcaaatttaaaaattataaaaattaaatacatattaaatcCAACTAAAATAACTATTGTCATATATAATGATAGAAACATACAATTATTTTTCACTTGAGTAGTACTGGTCCATTTCTCATGCACTTTGGTTGAACAAAAATTATATGACAGTAGTTGATGGCATACATATATAAATTGAAATGTTTTAAAACgtgtaatataatataaaaacaagTCAATTCTCCCCTAATTGTATGTTTAATAGAAGTTTATTTCATGGATAACTTTGACCTTCCTCTCCATCTTACATAATCCATTTCATTCTCTCACTCCAAATTATACTAATTTTGATGGCACAGTATATATCTTCTGTTTTATAATTTATTAGGGATCAATATTTTTAGTGAAATAATAGAAAAttcattaatattattattgaattttaatataagatgaataaaaaatattaattatttaataatttttattatcatcTACTACTCTTACATACAGTTTCATAATTTTGGACAAATGTCCtggtaaatatatttttatgaataaataatATATGTTTTTCTAATCGATCATCCTCTTaagaaaacagaagaaaatatagataacAATTCTGTTTTTTGGTTTTCGTTTTGTAGCAGTCCTCTAGCGAAAAGCACAGTAGGCACAAAAAAGGCAAGCTTATCAATTGGTCAACTAGTCCAATTAAGTAATCGCTATAGATGCATGCATATAACAGCCGAAATCCAAGGCACCTAACATCGTCTCTATCTTTCTATGTCACTATATGTATAAAGAATTAACCTTATTAATAATCTAAAATTTCAATTTATGCAATGTGGAAATTAATAGGATAGCTCAGTAATTCGTTTAAATAAGTGTttgagaatttaaattttattttatgtaagtAGCAATTTATTAAtctataacaaatttttaaatgaaatttagaTTTACAGTGAAATAGTTTTTgacttatcaaattaaaaaatattgtaaaaatcaaataaaaaattctaaattctaaattaaatactaaattttaataatataaaaataaaatattcaaagtaaaaaaaagtattagtcgtcttaatattttttaaaaaaatattattcgtatattaaaattaactattaatatatttatatataaatacatatgtagttaaatttatttttagtatattttatactgataactaACTTTAAGCGATTAATTTTAACGTGCACGCATGGGTCGAACATTTGGTATCAATCATATAAACCCTTAACTAACAGTCTCATCAAGTCATCATAGATAAACAAATTATCAatcattattttaaaagaaaaaagaaagaaaaaaaaaagagtataatGCCAAGCATATAACACACATGAATGATTGCTACGGCTGCttctaaaatttcaatttcaatggcTTCTCTATCTTCTTCTCATCAGTTCTTCAATAATCTTGTTCCTTCTATTCTGCATCTACTTCTTCTAATCACCCTCTCTTCCCTTCCAATTTTGGTTCATCCATTATCCTTCAACATAACCAACTTCGATGACCCTGCTAGTGCAAGCCAAATGGCATACGAAGGTGATGCAAGATCCAGCAATGGATCCATCGACCTCAACAAAGTCATCTATGACTTCAGGGTTGGCCGTGCCATCTACGGCCAACCCCTTCACCTTTGGGATTCAGCCACCAAAATTCTCACAAGTTTCTCCACAAGCTTCACATTCACCATTGATGCAGTGAATGACACAAAGATCGGTGACGGTTTTGTGTTCTATTTGGCACCTCTTGGCTACCAAATCCCACCAAATTCAGCTGGTGGAACTTTTGCTCTCTTCAATCAAACAACCAATCTCGTCAACCAACCACAAAACCATGTTGTGGCGGTTGAGTTTGACACATTTATTGGCTCCATTGACCCACCATTTCAGCATGTGGGGATTGATGATAACTCTCTTACTTCCCTTGCTACTGCCAAGTTTGATGTTGACAAGAATCTTGGTGTCAAGTGTTTCGCTTTGATTTCTTACGAAGCTTCGACCAAGACACTCGCATTGTCCTGGTCGTTCGGTGGAAGCAGTCGCAATAAAACTATTGCGACTGCTTCCACTTCAAATTCGAATTCTCTGTCTTACAACATTGACCTCATGCAAGCTCTTCCAGAGTGGGTGAATTTCGGGTTTTCGTCCTCGACCGGGTTATCCACCGAGCGAAACGTTATCTATTCATGGCAGTTTCATTcaactttgggtggagaaatgGGGAAGGTTCAAAACAAGAAGCTGAACATTGTTGTGGTGGTTGTCCCGGTGGTTGTTACGGTTGTTTTATTGactgtggtggtggttgttggtcTCTTGATCATCAAGAAAAGGAGGAGGACTAATGAGGAAGGTGGTGGCGAATACCCTGGACAGTTCCCTGTCGAGTTTGACCTCGACAGAGCAACTATCCCAAGGAGATTCGACTACAAAGAATTGGTTGCGGCCACCAACGGTTTCGCCGAAGACAAGAGGCTGGGACAAGGAGGGTCAGGAGAAGTCTACAAAGGCGTCTTGAGCTATCTTGGAAGAGTTGTTGCCGTGAAGAGGATCTTCGCCGACTTCGAAAACTCGGAGAGAGTTTTCCACAACGAAGTAAGGATCATAAGCCGTTTGATCCACAAAAACTTGGTGCAATTCATAGGTTGGTGCCACGAGGAAGGTGAATTGCTTCTTGTTTTCGAGTTCATGCCGAACGGAAGCCTCGACACACACCTTTTCGGAAACAAGAAGACTCTGGCATGGAATCTGAGGTACAAGGCCGCGATTGGAGTCGCGACCGCGCTTCATTATCTCCATGAAGACGCAGAGCAATGCGTTCTTCACAGAGATATTAAGTCAGCGAATGTGTTGTTAGACAACGATTTTAACACGAAGCTGGGCGACTTCGGCATGGCGAAATTGGTGGATCCAAGATTGAGGACTCAGAGAACAGGGGTTGTGGGAACCTATGGGTACTTGGCTCCGGAATACATCAATGGAGGGAGGGCGAGTAAGGAGTCAGATATGTATAGCTTTGGAGTTGTGGCATTGGAGATTGCAAGTGGGAGAAGGACTTTCAGGGATGGAGAGTTTCATGTGCCAATAACAAATTGGATATGGCAACTTTATGTTGATGGGAACCTTATGAGTGGTGCTGATGAGAGGTTGTGTAAGGATTTTAATGTAAATGAAATGATGAGTTTGCTTACTGTGGGGTTATGGTGTACACACCCTGATGTTAAACAGAGGCCAAAGGCAGCACAAGTTATTAAGGTTCTTCGGCTTGAAGCTCCAATACCAGAGATTCCTAAAGATATTCGTTATAATAATGTTCTTCCACAACATTCAAACATTCTGCAACAACCACCACATTACTCCCTTGAATCGCCGCCGGACATTACTACTAGTCTTGTTTACGGTGGACGGTAACCATCACTACATGGTTGGTTAGAAATCATTTTTGTTATGAAATCTCAGTTGTTTCGAGTGTAAGAATAAACTGTTTATAAGGTTTTGTACAAGGTagctatttctttaattttttgtttttatgatgtAAGTAATTGAGACATTGAGTTCAATTTTCAAGCCAAGAGAGAGCAAGTTCTCTGAAAAATGTTTTGTGTGATTTGAgagtaaataaatatttttatttttactctattttataTTGTCTAACCACTTgattaaaatacatattaaaatataaaatattaattaaaaataaattaaatatttaatttaataattaatttttagtatatatataatattttatgttattaatttaaaattattttttattttattaatatttttaaaatttaaattaattataataattaacctataatactaatataaaaaataattaatcctTCGTCACAAAATGGCTCACTAACTAACTTGTTATGAGAGCGCCTAACACTTTTTTATGGTCGTGTTTGGATGCACTACAGAAACCAAAAATAATACCATATTTTATAATATGTTTGATTTAAAAGACAtgaataaaatatacatttatatatatatatatctcttaGTTAAATTTTATATCAGCTTCcacttaaaatatataaaaatataaaatttggagactattttaataaattttttattttatttttaatatattttacaaatacTAGAACTTGTTCTTCCTTTATCAAAAttatagttttattttctttttcattttgcaGTTGcgcaatcaattaaaaaaaaaaagaagcttaTTCAATTTAGTgcaattatttctttttttttttcttcttcttttgtgttACCTTGGTTTTGTGTCCCTGAAATTTGTCTAAAAAAGAAGCTTATTCAATTTAGtgctattatttctttttttttctttttcttttgtgttACTTTGGTTTTGTGTCCCTGAAATTTGTCTCCCTATCATGTTTATTGATGTCagtaactgaaaaagcaaaaatgaaaaagataaaaaaaaatatgaagattgTCTAATTTAgtgtcatttcttttttttttttttaccataaaTGGAGAagtaagaatgaaaaagaaaatgaaagaaaagtatgaaaatagagtaaaaaaatGAAgagttaaaaagataaaaaaagaatataaatGTGAAGTAaagaagataaatattaaattagttagaatttgattaaaaaaaatcaaaagaacacAAAgagaattttcttttattataagaTCAGATTTGatcgaaaaaatattttaatttaaaaaaaaataaagtatataatatctttttattatgtatttagttAATTGTATCTAACTTtttaaatacaaaacaaaaaaatttaataaatttttatctattttttaaaatatgatacaaaaatataaaaaaaattaaaaatagtatctgtttttttgtctttatatttttgtttttatatttttatcttaggTATAATATCTAAACATAGTCTATATGTATAATTTCTTGGTCTAGCATTATCTAATGGTCAACTGAGTCTTTGTTCATATGTACGTGTACTTTATGGCTCACATTATTCCCCTTAATTTATGTGACACCATTTGACAACTTGACAAATCATTGAAGAGAATAACTAGGTAACCAAAAGCATATCAGCCAAAAACCAATTAAAATGTGTTTGGGCTCTATAAAAAATCAGGTTTTCGTTTGTGCTCCGTGATTTCAGgagtaatttttaaatatattattcaaaaagtgattctaattaaacaattttgtttattttttggctGATCACTTTTTGGTTCCATATATTTTTTCATCATTGAATAGATAATTATCTAACTTTTTCATTGTTTTCTATTCCAAGTTGCAAAAGGCGTTACAAATTATACTATTTGATGACCCCACATTAAGATAATTACTACTCTAGCCCCGGCTACCaactattatttaaaattaatcttaatCATGACCCTCACACATATACACATACACGATACACTGACCCCAGTCTTGAGCATCTAATTAGGAagaaaatgaatttaattaaagaAACTATCCTTTTAGGAGATTGGTCTCTAACAACCACCTTAGAGTCAGATTCACTTGTAAAACATAAGAATTTTGTCCAATAAAGTTTATGATTTATAgtcattaattagtcattattaatatttttaatggtataaaattatatttaataatataaaattatttattttttttattaattaaataccgattaaattttaataaaattattgtttttaaacttttttatattatattatttaagggTCAACTAAGAGATAGTCATTAGGTCAGTCATCCATTATAACCACTTTTCATTTCCGAAAAGACCCAGAATTTTCCTATTTATTCATGAAGTAAATCTTAATTTATTGTTTAGTAATTTACTCATATTTTCTCCTCAACAATTTCATCTTCACAGTATTTTTACACACTTCAATTTCATCCATCCATCAATTCAAATGTATTCttttttagaaatataattaGGTTATAAAATACTCGATTAAAATCATATTTTACTAATTTGATTAATGATTATCGAAATTTTTTACAGATATCACTCTCTTACAACTCATGAATCACGATTGTAAAAAAATTTCTGTTCATCTTAAATAGCAGTGAATATGAATTTAtctgattaaaattttttattagagatgttaagtaaaataaaagataataagaaCTCCAGTTGTAGTTGGTCAAACTGGAGTTTGAACAAAAGTGattttatagaattgattttggatagaagtaagtttgtgtcaacatgatttatgtttggcaattctttaccaaaattgattttgataaaataaatattgtttggataatattagttaaaatcacttttagatagataattacttAAAAGGAcatgacattaaattataatattattttttatacatatttatttttttttatacttttttcttatatgttttatatagtatatttttaatactcttagtactcttttttagtacattataatttttaactattattattatttatgattaatttttttatttaatttattttacctaaTAGAATCCataaattctattataaaaaaataataataaatataatatacaaaaattataactataaaaatatataatatcaaataaaaaaatcaataaaaaatataaataataaataataaaaaagagttcatataaagagaaataataagaattttataaataatgcaATAACAtgtataaaggataaagttggtaaaagaaaaataaatattgaaggtATTGGCTAAAAGCACGTTAGTGCAACGGAGAAGCTAGAAATTATTGCTTCTTGTAAACGTgattttatgaacaaaatcacttctgcgtttgtagaaaaaaaattagccaacaaaaaaatgaaactttcaagaagctctAACGTGCTTTTTTCCTTCAAACGTGGTTACCAAACACACCCAAAATTGTTAGCGACTTAAATTGGTTTCCATTGAATTATTTAAATGTCCACAACAGAAAGAAAGCAAGCTAGCTTGTGTGCAAGTTCCACTCCTAATGCCATACATCTGTCAACATTATTGATGTCACCACATGTCACTCCCTTGTTTCTtagtattttgtttttcttggcAAATCTGGCAAAAGCATCCACTGATTACAGAAGCTCAGATCTGTCACTTGaactatgaagcacggacacttcgctGAGTTACTGTATTtgtgtgtcggacacatttcggacatAATGCTCACCGACATTCGTCCGACACGTTGCTGTGTCCaattgtgtcttaataaaaaataaaaaaaattcgaacatacttggacacacctaaatactatcacgtgtgagcgtgtccagtcttatttttaatatatattgttgaaataaatttagatatagtatatattattatttattaaaataaaaagatattttttaaatacttgatataattaaaataaggcattaaaaattattaaaaaattaatttatattttaatatcaataaaatattaaaatatcattacgatttatctaaaaaaatactttttatattttatatgtatgtgtcCCCatatcttataagattttaaaatgtaCGTATCGTCGTGTCCCGTAtccgtgtcagtgtccgtgcatcatagcacttgacaaatcaatttaaaattattttttagaaattaatgttttgaaattcttaaaaaaaacttGACTCATATTACTGATATCAGTATCTTTTACTAACTAAATTAAAGCATTAAAttggtttttactttttactttttaaacaaaaaaaagaagttaGATGCTTACCATTAATAGGTACTATTAGTCAGTGCCACCGACCTGATCATAGCAATAAGTAAGGCATTCCCTTAACTTCCTTGATATATAGGGATACTGACTCCAGCACTTGCTTATACACTCCTTCGCATCAAATGCAATATAATAATATGGACTCCAACTTCTTTCTTCTTCAGGAATTGTATTATCAAATTTCGCATTAACTGAACAAATAACCATTTCAGTTATCAACATTATTACAATTGCATTTCTCACAATGCTCTTAGCcatatctctctctctcatctcttagTTTTTATTTGGAATCACAAGTTTTTGCAGACCAGGCCAGATTTTTATAGAGACTTAAAATCTCGCCTGATATTATTATATGAAATATGATTTTAGACTTAGGATATTCCTCGCTTATTAGTTTAATTTGTACCCCCTCCTCAAACTAAAAGATGCAAAATCACCAATATAAATTAAAGAACTTCTCGTTGTAGCAAAGTAGTGCTGTTTTAGATTAGTTTATTATCTCAATTAAGCTTAATTTATTCTTGAATGAGACCGTGTATATAGTGCGaaaagataaattaattatattatattatataattctaatattattatttagaGATTGATTAGATAATATGCAATTATGCAtactaatattaaatttaaagtattttataataaaaatattttataaaatatttatttaataatttatatataattttatataattattcaacaaaaatataatataaattagattATAGATTATTGTTTTTAAGAATctaaattcatttattttttaaaaaagaaatataaattttttatattagaattATACAAATCTATATTTTTGTTGCTTTCATTGTTTgtaaataatgaaaagaaaaagttaaaaaaatgaagtcaaataaaaacaaaaaatataatataaaattataaattaacttTATAATCATGATGATATATTTAAATGTACTTAATaataaagtcaccaaaaaaaatgtacttaataaaaaaatattatgctaAATTTAAACTTACTTAAaacaatttttaataatttatatgagAGATGTGACATCATTAGAAAAAGCAAAATGGCTAAAATTCATTATATATAAGATTGGtatcaatttttataaa contains:
- the LOC112755820 gene encoding L-type lectin-domain containing receptor kinase IX.1; this encodes MIATAASKISISMASLSSSHQFFNNLVPSILHLLLLITLSSLPILVHPLSFNITNFDDPASASQMAYEGDARSSNGSIDLNKVIYDFRVGRAIYGQPLHLWDSATKILTSFSTSFTFTIDAVNDTKIGDGFVFYLAPLGYQIPPNSAGGTFALFNQTTNLVNQPQNHVVAVEFDTFIGSIDPPFQHVGIDDNSLTSLATAKFDVDKNLGVKCFALISYEASTKTLALSWSFGGSSRNKTIATASTSNSNSLSYNIDLMQALPEWVNFGFSSSTGLSTERNVIYSWQFHSTLGGEMGKVQNKKLNIVVVVVPVVVTVVLLTVVVVVGLLIIKKRRRTNEEGGGEYPGQFPVEFDLDRATIPRRFDYKELVAATNGFAEDKRLGQGGSGEVYKGVLSYLGRVVAVKRIFADFENSERVFHNEVRIISRLIHKNLVQFIGWCHEEGELLLVFEFMPNGSLDTHLFGNKKTLAWNLRYKAAIGVATALHYLHEDAEQCVLHRDIKSANVLLDNDFNTKLGDFGMAKLVDPRLRTQRTGVVGTYGYLAPEYINGGRASKESDMYSFGVVALEIASGRRTFRDGEFHVPITNWIWQLYVDGNLMSGADERLCKDFNVNEMMSLLTVGLWCTHPDVKQRPKAAQVIKVLRLEAPIPEIPKDIRYNNVLPQHSNILQQPPHYSLESPPDITTSLVYGGR